From Stenotrophomonas nitritireducens, the proteins below share one genomic window:
- a CDS encoding OmpA family protein, with protein sequence MSDEIEFDAESSATTWAAFGDLMSVLLGAFVLILASVIGIQLLLHNRLDEEVKQRQEQTAKLKTLEQALAAPLAAGRVTVINGRIGISGSVLFALNSDQLQPEGRELLQSLAAPLREYLGTREEILMVSGFTDNQPVRVVHGRFADNLELSAARALTVTRTLIADGVPSQSVFAAAFGAEQPVSSNDDEAGRAKNRRVEIAPIPRPKQDGKDDAAQ encoded by the coding sequence ATGAGCGACGAAATCGAATTCGACGCCGAATCCAGCGCCACTACATGGGCCGCGTTCGGCGACCTGATGTCGGTACTGCTCGGTGCCTTCGTGCTGATACTGGCCAGTGTGATCGGCATCCAGCTGCTGCTGCACAACCGCCTGGATGAAGAGGTCAAGCAGCGCCAGGAACAGACCGCCAAGCTCAAGACGCTGGAACAGGCATTGGCCGCACCGCTGGCCGCCGGCCGGGTGACGGTGATCAATGGCCGCATCGGCATCAGCGGCAGCGTGTTGTTCGCGCTCAACTCCGACCAGCTGCAGCCGGAAGGCCGCGAACTGCTGCAGAGCCTGGCCGCGCCGCTGCGTGAATACCTGGGCACGCGCGAAGAGATCCTGATGGTCAGCGGCTTCACCGACAACCAGCCGGTGCGCGTGGTCCATGGGCGCTTTGCCGACAACCTGGAGTTGTCGGCCGCACGTGCACTCACCGTTACCCGCACGCTGATTGCCGACGGCGTGCCCTCGCAGTCGGTGTTCGCCGCAGCCTTTGGTGCCGAGCAACCGGTCAGCAGCAACGATGACGAAGCGGGCCGGGCAAAGAATCGCCGCGTCGAGATCGCGCCGATTCCGCGTCCCAAGCAGGACGGCAAGGACGATGCCGCGCAATGA
- a CDS encoding DUF802 domain-containing protein: MSRNLVAVVVFLVGLLAVCWIGVGYAGTHPLAAVIAAVIAACYLAGAAELFRYRQATAGLQQALPSIGEAADNLDGWLGRLPAGLRNPVRLRVQGERVGLPAPALTPYLVGLLVLLGMLGTLLGMMATLRGTGLALESATDLDAIRSSLAAPVKGLGFAFGTSIAGVASSAALGLLSALLRRERAQTVQELDAGIASQLRVHSQRFQRGETFRLLQEQNALMPTLVERLQAMMGSLEQQHQANNERLQASQQEFHQRTEAAYTQLAASLQQAMQAGISQQANAVGAALQPVVDATMAGLADRSNALHASIDNAVQKQLDGINAAVQSAAATAGSSWNTALEQQQRSNSALTEQLQQALAQFSSNFEQRSNALVDGVAARMEDNVSRTADAWRDALAQQHSAHGELAQRNEQALLGASSALEQHAQSLLGTLQQSHEQLQTALAARDEQRLELWSQRLSAMVDTLDSSWQRNGEAVAQRQQQICDSLAQTTQTMSEQQRAQARDTIAEISRLVQSASEAPRAAAEVVAELRQKLSDSMVRDTAMLEERSHLLSTLETLLGAVTHASTEQRSAIDALVSTSADLLERVGSRFSTQLEGETSRLDHAAANVTASAVELASLGDAFGSAVQLFGQSTEALNERLQLIESALDKSLTRSDEQLAYYVAQAREVVDLSMLSQKQIIGELQQLAVARDNAGA, from the coding sequence ATGTCCAGAAACCTCGTTGCTGTCGTTGTCTTCCTTGTCGGCCTGCTGGCCGTGTGCTGGATCGGCGTGGGCTATGCCGGCACCCATCCGCTTGCCGCGGTCATCGCCGCGGTCATCGCCGCCTGCTATCTGGCCGGTGCGGCCGAACTGTTCCGCTACCGCCAGGCCACTGCCGGCCTGCAGCAGGCCCTGCCGTCGATCGGCGAGGCGGCGGACAACCTTGATGGCTGGCTTGGCCGCCTGCCGGCGGGCCTGCGCAATCCGGTGCGGCTGCGTGTACAGGGCGAACGGGTCGGCCTGCCCGCACCTGCGCTCACCCCCTATCTGGTCGGCCTGCTGGTGCTGTTGGGCATGCTCGGCACCCTGCTCGGCATGATGGCGACCCTGCGCGGCACCGGCCTGGCGCTGGAAAGCGCCACCGACCTGGACGCCATCCGCAGCTCGCTGGCAGCGCCGGTCAAGGGCCTGGGCTTCGCCTTCGGCACCTCGATCGCCGGCGTGGCCAGCTCCGCCGCGCTGGGCCTGTTGTCGGCCCTGCTGCGCCGCGAGCGCGCGCAGACCGTGCAGGAACTGGATGCCGGCATCGCCAGCCAACTGCGCGTGCATTCGCAGCGCTTCCAGCGCGGTGAAACCTTCCGCCTGCTGCAGGAACAGAACGCGCTGATGCCGACCCTGGTCGAGCGCCTGCAGGCCATGATGGGCAGCCTGGAACAGCAGCACCAGGCCAACAACGAACGCCTGCAGGCCAGCCAGCAGGAATTCCACCAGCGCACCGAAGCGGCCTACACGCAGCTGGCAGCGTCGCTGCAGCAAGCGATGCAGGCCGGTATCAGCCAGCAGGCCAATGCCGTGGGTGCCGCGCTGCAACCGGTGGTGGATGCAACGATGGCCGGCCTGGCAGACAGATCCAACGCCCTGCACGCCAGCATCGACAATGCCGTGCAGAAGCAGCTCGACGGCATCAACGCCGCCGTGCAAAGCGCCGCCGCAACCGCGGGCAGCAGCTGGAACACCGCGCTTGAGCAACAGCAGCGCAGCAACAGCGCACTGACTGAACAGCTGCAGCAGGCTCTGGCCCAGTTCAGCAGCAACTTCGAACAACGCAGCAACGCCCTGGTCGACGGCGTCGCCGCGCGCATGGAAGACAATGTCAGCCGCACCGCCGACGCCTGGCGCGATGCCCTGGCGCAGCAGCACAGCGCGCACGGAGAACTGGCGCAGCGCAATGAGCAGGCGCTGCTGGGCGCGTCGTCCGCACTCGAACAGCACGCACAGTCGCTGCTCGGCACGCTGCAGCAATCGCATGAGCAGTTGCAGACCGCGCTGGCGGCGCGCGACGAACAGCGTCTTGAGCTGTGGTCGCAGCGTTTGTCGGCGATGGTCGACACGCTGGACAGCAGCTGGCAGCGCAATGGCGAAGCGGTCGCGCAACGCCAGCAGCAGATCTGCGACAGCCTGGCGCAGACCACGCAGACCATGAGCGAGCAGCAGCGGGCGCAGGCCCGCGACACCATCGCCGAGATCTCGCGACTGGTGCAGAGCGCCTCGGAAGCACCGCGCGCCGCCGCCGAAGTGGTGGCCGAGCTGCGCCAGAAGCTCTCCGACAGCATGGTCCGCGACACCGCCATGCTGGAAGAACGCAGCCACCTGCTGTCCACGCTGGAGACCCTGCTCGGCGCGGTAACCCATGCATCGACCGAACAGCGCAGCGCCATCGACGCGCTGGTCAGCACCTCGGCCGATCTGCTCGAACGCGTCGGCAGCCGCTTCAGCACCCAGCTCGAAGGCGAAACCAGCAGGCTCGACCACGCCGCCGCCAATGTCACCGCCAGCGCGGTGGAACTGGCCAGCCTCGGCGATGCTTTCGGCAGCGCCGTGCAGCTGTTTGGCCAGTCCACCGAAGCCTTGAACGAACGCCTGCAATTGATTGAAAGCGCGCTGGACAAGTCGCTGACCCGCAGCGATGAGCAGCTGGCCTACTACGTCGCCCAAGCACGCGAAGTGGTGGACCTGAGCATGCTCTCGCAGAAGCAGATCATCGGCGAACTGCAGCAGCTGGCCGTCGCCCGCGACAACGCCGGAGCCTGA
- a CDS encoding DUF2894 domain-containing protein, with amino-acid sequence MTSADPAALAQLQAWRDSGADRVDPARFELIASLAQRAQGYTGSARAQLDARLSQLIAAYAQLASVQTPKRVAADAAESPLQSLLLQLTADPLQYQLPLATSNTAAGAADSADSNESALMPALDEFQQLWSRIRIDSLLRQCLDSLPEDAGPLHSSVLTYRAMALMQEISPEYLQHFIAYVDVLTWMEQLGAGGSQGNSARTAAGRKPARTSSKRRKP; translated from the coding sequence ATGACGTCCGCTGATCCGGCAGCGCTGGCACAGTTGCAGGCGTGGCGTGACAGCGGCGCCGATCGTGTCGATCCGGCACGCTTCGAACTGATCGCGTCACTGGCGCAACGTGCGCAAGGCTATACCGGCAGCGCGCGTGCGCAGTTGGATGCGCGCCTGTCGCAGCTGATCGCGGCTTATGCGCAGCTCGCAAGCGTGCAAACCCCGAAGCGCGTTGCCGCAGACGCTGCCGAAAGCCCGCTGCAGTCACTGCTGCTGCAGCTGACGGCCGATCCATTGCAGTACCAACTGCCATTGGCCACCTCCAACACCGCCGCCGGTGCCGCCGACAGTGCAGACAGCAACGAGTCTGCGCTGATGCCGGCGTTGGATGAATTCCAGCAGCTATGGAGCCGCATCCGCATCGACAGCCTGCTGCGGCAGTGCCTGGATTCGCTGCCCGAAGATGCCGGCCCTTTGCACTCCAGCGTGCTCACCTACCGCGCGATGGCGCTGATGCAGGAGATCTCGCCGGAGTACCTGCAGCACTTCATCGCCTACGTGGACGTGCTGACGTGGATGGAACAACTGGGCGCAGGTGGATCACAAGGCAACAGCGCGCGCACCGCCGCCGGCCGCAAGCCCGCGCGCACCAGCAGCAAGCGCAGGAAGCCGTAG
- a CDS encoding DUF3348 domain-containing protein, with amino-acid sequence MAKASQRAAVLGPAFIRLLARFNEEGTSPAAPAVPERLAQWFDWNRAITLSKALDNPPPAPEPGPEYDDAQDAECARVHAKLIDAIQADIELAPPRNAAPADAELPPGFAPYRQHYLNQQRAMQTASGRLRGRLRDMLARQSAAKARLAEVDAVMEATLSPREHTLLSHVPVLLGLHYQRLYDTAAHDPVDAPASEPPAAPTGPWLATFRQDLRIALLAELDVRFHPINGLLAALRTR; translated from the coding sequence ATGGCGAAAGCATCCCAACGGGCGGCCGTTCTGGGCCCGGCGTTCATTCGCCTGCTGGCCCGTTTCAATGAGGAGGGAACCTCCCCTGCGGCGCCTGCGGTGCCGGAGCGGCTGGCGCAGTGGTTCGACTGGAACCGCGCCATCACCCTGTCCAAGGCGCTGGACAACCCGCCGCCGGCGCCCGAGCCGGGCCCCGAATACGACGATGCGCAGGATGCTGAATGCGCGCGGGTGCATGCCAAGCTGATTGACGCCATCCAGGCCGACATCGAGCTCGCCCCGCCGCGCAACGCCGCGCCTGCCGACGCCGAGCTCCCGCCCGGCTTCGCCCCGTACCGCCAGCACTACCTGAACCAGCAGCGCGCCATGCAGACTGCCAGCGGCCGCCTGCGCGGCCGTCTGCGTGACATGCTGGCCCGCCAATCCGCCGCCAAGGCGCGCCTGGCCGAAGTCGACGCGGTGATGGAAGCCACCCTCAGCCCGCGCGAACACACCCTGCTCTCCCATGTGCCGGTGCTGCTCGGCCTGCACTACCAACGGCTGTATGACACAGCCGCGCACGACCCCGTCGATGCCCCGGCATCGGAACCCCCGGCGGCACCCACCGGCCCTTGGCTGGCCACGTTCCGGCAAGACCTGCGCATCGCGCTGCTGGCCGAACTGGATGTCCGCTTCCACCCCATCAATGGCCTGCTCGCAGCGCTACGCACCCGGTAA
- a CDS encoding metal/formaldehyde-sensitive transcriptional repressor, with the protein MAHIQRDKKKLLTRVRRIAGQVAALEQALQSGDDCDAVLVQIAAAKGAMHGLMLEVMAGHLSEHVVAEPDPAKRAAEAELLLELLKRHAR; encoded by the coding sequence CATCCAACGTGACAAGAAGAAGCTGCTGACCCGGGTGCGGCGCATCGCCGGGCAGGTGGCAGCGCTGGAACAGGCGCTGCAAAGCGGCGACGACTGCGATGCTGTGCTGGTGCAGATCGCCGCCGCCAAGGGCGCGATGCACGGGCTGATGCTGGAGGTGATGGCCGGCCATCTCAGCGAGCATGTGGTGGCCGAACCGGACCCGGCCAAGCGCGCCGCAGAGGCCGAGCTGCTGCTGGAACTGCTCAAGCGCCATGCGCGCTGA
- a CDS encoding heavy metal sensor histidine kinase yields MRRRSLVWRLTALLATVSVLVMAVLGIAIDQAVRHNFNALDRAELENKAALIRDMAATVAPQELAQRLGEALGHHPDIAFWIGDADGNVLFSTAPAALLAYAQDHPPTAPLRHQAWRLPDGDRYSVLHLQPAASQGRALTLLLAIDGARHAAFLRGFHQLLAACIVLAAAASSLLGGYVVRRTLRPLQGLADEARQITTEHLDRRLSVGAAPAELDHLAQTLNNMLARLQNDFVRLSEFSADLSHELRTPITNLLTQVHVVLAQPRDNAAYRDALGSCAEEMQRLSRIVADMLYLAQAETVDALPTREQVPLGSLVDALLEFYGLLAEDKQVQLQRDGDGVVQGNRLMLHRAVANLLSNAIQHCPPGGLVQIRIRSDAALCSIAVGNPGPPIPAEVLPRLFDRFYRADRSRGRGHGEGAGLGLAITRAIAQAHGGQVQVASTAQGTTFSLLLPLR; encoded by the coding sequence ATGCGGCGCCGCTCGCTGGTCTGGCGGCTGACCGCGCTGCTGGCGACCGTGAGTGTGCTGGTGATGGCGGTGCTGGGCATCGCCATCGATCAGGCGGTGCGGCACAACTTCAACGCACTGGACCGCGCCGAGCTCGAGAACAAGGCGGCGTTGATCCGCGATATGGCTGCCACGGTCGCGCCACAGGAGCTTGCCCAACGCCTGGGCGAAGCGCTGGGTCATCACCCCGACATCGCGTTCTGGATCGGCGATGCCGACGGCAATGTGTTGTTCTCCACCGCGCCCGCGGCGCTGCTGGCTTACGCGCAGGACCACCCACCCACGGCGCCGCTGCGGCACCAGGCTTGGCGCCTGCCGGATGGCGACCGCTACAGCGTGCTGCACCTGCAGCCGGCCGCATCGCAGGGCCGTGCGTTGACCCTGTTGCTGGCCATCGATGGCGCCCGCCACGCGGCATTCCTGCGCGGTTTCCACCAGTTGCTTGCAGCCTGCATCGTGCTGGCCGCAGCGGCCAGCAGCCTGCTCGGCGGCTATGTGGTGCGGCGTACGCTGCGGCCGCTGCAAGGCCTCGCCGATGAAGCCAGGCAGATCACCACCGAGCACCTGGACCGGCGTCTGTCGGTAGGTGCCGCACCGGCCGAGCTCGACCATCTGGCGCAGACCCTTAACAACATGCTGGCGCGCCTGCAGAACGATTTCGTGCGCCTGTCCGAGTTCTCCGCCGACCTCAGTCATGAGCTGCGCACGCCGATCACCAACCTGCTCACCCAGGTGCATGTGGTGCTGGCGCAGCCGCGCGACAACGCGGCCTATCGCGACGCACTGGGCTCCTGCGCCGAGGAGATGCAGCGGCTGTCGCGGATTGTTGCCGACATGCTGTACCTGGCCCAGGCCGAAACGGTGGACGCACTGCCTACCCGCGAGCAGGTGCCACTGGGCAGCCTGGTTGATGCCTTGCTGGAGTTCTACGGTCTGTTGGCCGAGGACAAGCAGGTGCAGCTGCAACGCGACGGCGACGGCGTGGTGCAGGGCAATCGCCTGATGCTCCATCGCGCGGTCGCCAACCTGCTGTCCAATGCAATCCAGCATTGTCCGCCCGGCGGCCTGGTGCAGATCCGCATCCGCAGCGATGCGGCGTTGTGCAGCATCGCGGTCGGCAATCCCGGCCCGCCGATACCTGCGGAGGTACTGCCGCGCCTGTTTGACCGCTTCTACCGTGCGGATCGCTCACGCGGGCGCGGCCATGGCGAGGGAGCAGGGCTGGGCCTGGCGATTACCCGCGCCATTGCCCAGGCGCATGGGGGGCAGGTGCAGGTGGCGTCCACGGCGCAGGGCACGACGTTCAGCCTGCTGCTGCCATTGCGCTGA